In a single window of the Diospyros lotus cultivar Yz01 chromosome 10, ASM1463336v1, whole genome shotgun sequence genome:
- the LOC127810930 gene encoding transcription factor bHLH123-like: protein MADEFQLGNGNWWSTSRNRIETGSSPSSSSLTSASSFGWPAEMDLKARSSMDSVSVSDSSVVFHDAQKLQGTDSAGSGGVLAADPSLQMMGLGLSSQAMDWNPTLLRGGKAESSFHFQDDLSLSTNFQQETGIGPSQDQFKQINRGFSLDQQFGPQIGGAGDGATSSFPVDPAAYGSPSTIIQGLLGSDSHQAQSSFEHRQINYPYQASFGMSSGEHLLPSSWSKFPQFLRTSPPKQQQPHSQLQFSNSTPFWNATAAAMNDVRSSFFQSSQPQFPPPTFDEKPNKNASEVRELGAAVKKNSSESSNKRPRSETSSPLPAFKVRKEKMGDRITALQQLVSPFGKTDTASVLSEAIEYIKFLHEQVNVLSTPYMKSGASVQHQQSSDKSKDPEGPKQDLRSRGLCLVPVSSTLPVTHEATAELWTPTFGGTFR, encoded by the exons ATGGCGGATGAATTTCAGCTCGGCAATGGAAACTGGTGGAGCACGTCAAGAAACCGGATCGAAACCGGATCgtcaccttcttcttcatccctCACCAGTGCCAGCAGCTTTGGATGGCCGGCAGAAATGGACCTCAAAGCAAGGTCTTCCATGGATTCAGTGTCCGTTTCTGATAGCTCGGTGGTTTTCCATGATGCCCAAAAACTGCAAGGGACGGATTCTGCCGGAAGCGGTGGCGTCCTCGCCGCCGATCCCAGTTTGCAGATGATGGGTTTAGGCCTCTCTTCTCAGGCAATGGATTGGAACCCAACTTTACT CCGTGGAGGAAAAGCTGAGAgcagttttcattttcaagacGACTTGAGCTTGAGCACAAATTTTCAGCAAGAAACTGGGATCGGGCCATCTCAAGATCAGTTCAAGCAAATCAACCGGGGATTTTCATTGGACCAGCAGTTTGGCCCGCAAATTGGCGGCGCCGGCGACGGCGCTACCTCTAGTTTTCCGGTGGATCCCGCGGCTTACGGAAGCCCATCAACAATAATTCAAGGACTTTTAGGGTCGGATAGTCACCAAGCACAGTCTAGTTTCGAGCACCGGCAGATAAACTATCCATATCAAGCTAGTTTTGGGATGAGCTCCGGCGAGCATTTGTTGCCTTCTTCCTGGTCTAAATTTCCACAGTTTCTCAGAACTTCGCCTCCAAAGCAGCAGCAACCGCATAGCCAGCTACAGTTCTCCAACAGTACTCCTTTCTGGAATGCAACTGCGGCGGCCATGAACGACGTCCGGTCGAGCTTTTTCCAGTCATCGCAGCCCCAGTTTCCTCCACCAACCTTCGACGAAAAACCCAACAAG AATGCATCCGAGGTTCGGGAGTTAGGCGCGGCGGTGAAGAAAAATAGCAGCGAATCATCGAACAAAAGGCCGAGAAGCGAAACATCGTCACCTTTGCCAGCTTTTAAG GTGAGGAAAGAGAAGATGGGGGACAGAATCACTGCGCTCCAACAATTGGTTTCACCTTTCGGAAAG ACTGACACAGCTTCAGTGCTCTCTGAAGCAATTGAATACATCAAGTTCCTCCATGAACAAGTTAAT GTCTTAAGCACCCCATATATGAAAAGTGGAGCTTCTGTCCAACACCAGCAG AGTTCTGATAAATCAAAGGACCCTGAAGGACCAAAGCAAGACCTTAGAAGCCGAGGACTATGTTTAGTGCCAGTTTCCAGCACCTTACCAGTCACCCACGAGGCAACAGCTGAACTTTGGACCCCTACATTTGGAGGAACATTCAGATGA